In one Saimiri boliviensis isolate mSaiBol1 chromosome 3, mSaiBol1.pri, whole genome shotgun sequence genomic region, the following are encoded:
- the LOC104650375 gene encoding argininosuccinate lyase-like isoform X2 has product MVLRIGSVHSCAIAVTEKWAEDTFRLNSNDEEIHTASEHCLKAKVQWHSAQCNLCLPDSSSSPASASTVAGTTGTTGNMTSSSQGTPTCIGPSLFTGASGFRGGGGQATWLGERRPLPVLQPSPASSQHPELNFGPITLNSMDATSEHNFVGLCSGTISAHCNLHLLGSSDSPGSGTTAEFLFWASFCMTHLSRMARDLILYGTKEFSFV; this is encoded by the exons ATGGTGCTGAGGATTGGCAGTGTCCACTCCTGTGCCATTGCG GTGACTGAGAAGTGGGCCGAGGACACCTTCAGACTAAACTCCAATGATGAGGAAATCCACACAGCCAGCGAGCACTGCCTGAAG gctaaagtgcagtggcactcagctcagtgcaacctctgcctcccggattcaagcagttctccagcctcagcctccacagtagctgggactacagggactacag GGAATATGACGTCCTCTTCCCAGGGTACACCCACCTGCATAGGGCCCAGTCTCTTCACTGGAGCCTCTGGATTCCGAG GGGGAGGGGGCCAGGCAACCTGGTTAGGGGAGAGGAGGCCGCTCCCTGTtctccagcccagccctgctTCCTCCCAACACCCAGAACTCAACTTTGGGCCCATCACTCTTAACAGCATGGATGCCACCAGTGAGCATAATTTCGTGG gcttgtgcagtggcacgatctcggctcactgcaaccttcacctcctgggttcaagtgattctcctggctcagggactacag CTGAGTTCCTGTTCTGGGCTTCATTCTGTATGACCCATCTCAGCAGGATGGCCAGGGACCTCATCCTCTACGGCACCAAGGAATTCAGCTTCGTGTAG
- the LOC104650375 gene encoding uncharacterized protein LOC104650375 isoform X7: MLSGLLWELIRTMVDLTEAKVQWHSAQCNLCLPDSSSSPASASTVAGTTGTTGNMTSSSQGTPTCIGPSLFTGASGFRGGGGQATWLGERRPLPVLQPSPASSQHPELNFGPITLNSMDATSEHNFVGLCSGTISAHCNLHLLGSSDSPGSGTTAEFLFWASFCMTHLSRMARDLILYGTKEFSFV, encoded by the exons ATGCTCTCCGGCCTCCTCTGGGAGCTCATCAGGACCATGGTGGATCTGACAGAG gctaaagtgcagtggcactcagctcagtgcaacctctgcctcccggattcaagcagttctccagcctcagcctccacagtagctgggactacagggactacag GGAATATGACGTCCTCTTCCCAGGGTACACCCACCTGCATAGGGCCCAGTCTCTTCACTGGAGCCTCTGGATTCCGAG GGGGAGGGGGCCAGGCAACCTGGTTAGGGGAGAGGAGGCCGCTCCCTGTtctccagcccagccctgctTCCTCCCAACACCCAGAACTCAACTTTGGGCCCATCACTCTTAACAGCATGGATGCCACCAGTGAGCATAATTTCGTGG gcttgtgcagtggcacgatctcggctcactgcaaccttcacctcctgggttcaagtgattctcctggctcagggactacag CTGAGTTCCTGTTCTGGGCTTCATTCTGTATGACCCATCTCAGCAGGATGGCCAGGGACCTCATCCTCTACGGCACCAAGGAATTCAGCTTCGTGTAG
- the LOC104650375 gene encoding argininosuccinate lyase-like isoform X5 gives MVLRIGSVHSCAIAVTEKWAEDTFRLNSNDEEIHTASEHCLKSFALVTQAKVQWHSAQCNLCLPDSSSSPASASTVAGTTGTTGNMTSSSQGTPTCIGPSLFTGASGFRGGGGQATWLGERRPLPVLQPSPASSQHPELNFGPITLNSMDATSEHNFVAEFLFWASFCMTHLSRMARDLILYGTKEFSFV, from the exons ATGGTGCTGAGGATTGGCAGTGTCCACTCCTGTGCCATTGCG GTGACTGAGAAGTGGGCCGAGGACACCTTCAGACTAAACTCCAATGATGAGGAAATCCACACAGCCAGCGAGCACTGCCTGAAG agttttgctcttgtcacccaggctaaagtgcagtggcactcagctcagtgcaacctctgcctcccggattcaagcagttctccagcctcagcctccacagtagctgggactacagggactacag GGAATATGACGTCCTCTTCCCAGGGTACACCCACCTGCATAGGGCCCAGTCTCTTCACTGGAGCCTCTGGATTCCGAG GGGGAGGGGGCCAGGCAACCTGGTTAGGGGAGAGGAGGCCGCTCCCTGTtctccagcccagccctgctTCCTCCCAACACCCAGAACTCAACTTTGGGCCCATCACTCTTAACAGCATGGATGCCACCAGTGAGCATAATTTCGTGG CTGAGTTCCTGTTCTGGGCTTCATTCTGTATGACCCATCTCAGCAGGATGGCCAGGGACCTCATCCTCTACGGCACCAAGGAATTCAGCTTCGTGTAG
- the LOC104650375 gene encoding argininosuccinate lyase-like isoform X1, producing the protein MVLRIGSVHSCAIAVTEKWAEDTFRLNSNDEEIHTASEHCLKSFALVTQAKVQWHSAQCNLCLPDSSSSPASASTVAGTTGTTGNMTSSSQGTPTCIGPSLFTGASGFRGGGGQATWLGERRPLPVLQPSPASSQHPELNFGPITLNSMDATSEHNFVGLCSGTISAHCNLHLLGSSDSPGSGTTAEFLFWASFCMTHLSRMARDLILYGTKEFSFV; encoded by the exons ATGGTGCTGAGGATTGGCAGTGTCCACTCCTGTGCCATTGCG GTGACTGAGAAGTGGGCCGAGGACACCTTCAGACTAAACTCCAATGATGAGGAAATCCACACAGCCAGCGAGCACTGCCTGAAG agttttgctcttgtcacccaggctaaagtgcagtggcactcagctcagtgcaacctctgcctcccggattcaagcagttctccagcctcagcctccacagtagctgggactacagggactacag GGAATATGACGTCCTCTTCCCAGGGTACACCCACCTGCATAGGGCCCAGTCTCTTCACTGGAGCCTCTGGATTCCGAG GGGGAGGGGGCCAGGCAACCTGGTTAGGGGAGAGGAGGCCGCTCCCTGTtctccagcccagccctgctTCCTCCCAACACCCAGAACTCAACTTTGGGCCCATCACTCTTAACAGCATGGATGCCACCAGTGAGCATAATTTCGTGG gcttgtgcagtggcacgatctcggctcactgcaaccttcacctcctgggttcaagtgattctcctggctcagggactacag CTGAGTTCCTGTTCTGGGCTTCATTCTGTATGACCCATCTCAGCAGGATGGCCAGGGACCTCATCCTCTACGGCACCAAGGAATTCAGCTTCGTGTAG
- the LOC104650375 gene encoding argininosuccinate lyase-like isoform X3, with the protein MVLRIGSVHSCAIAVTEKWAEDTFRLNSNDEEIHTASEHCLKVVMDLRLWMRLHALRPPLGAHQDHGGSDRGNMTSSSQGTPTCIGPSLFTGASGFRGGGGQATWLGERRPLPVLQPSPASSQHPELNFGPITLNSMDATSEHNFVGLCSGTISAHCNLHLLGSSDSPGSGTTAEFLFWASFCMTHLSRMARDLILYGTKEFSFV; encoded by the exons ATGGTGCTGAGGATTGGCAGTGTCCACTCCTGTGCCATTGCG GTGACTGAGAAGTGGGCCGAGGACACCTTCAGACTAAACTCCAATGATGAGGAAATCCACACAGCCAGCGAGCACTGCCTGAAG GTGGTCATGGACCTTAGGCTATGGATGCGGCTCCATGCTCTCCGGCCTCCTCTGGGAGCTCATCAGGACCATGGTGGATCTGACAGAG GGAATATGACGTCCTCTTCCCAGGGTACACCCACCTGCATAGGGCCCAGTCTCTTCACTGGAGCCTCTGGATTCCGAG GGGGAGGGGGCCAGGCAACCTGGTTAGGGGAGAGGAGGCCGCTCCCTGTtctccagcccagccctgctTCCTCCCAACACCCAGAACTCAACTTTGGGCCCATCACTCTTAACAGCATGGATGCCACCAGTGAGCATAATTTCGTGG gcttgtgcagtggcacgatctcggctcactgcaaccttcacctcctgggttcaagtgattctcctggctcagggactacag CTGAGTTCCTGTTCTGGGCTTCATTCTGTATGACCCATCTCAGCAGGATGGCCAGGGACCTCATCCTCTACGGCACCAAGGAATTCAGCTTCGTGTAG
- the LOC104650375 gene encoding uncharacterized protein LOC104650375 isoform X6, with translation MVLRIGSVHSCAIAVTEKWAEDTFRLNSNDEEIHTASEHCLKSFALVTQAKVQWHSAQCNLCLPDSSSSPASASTVAGTTGTTGNMTSSSQGTPTCIGPSLFTGASGFRELNFGPITLNSMDATSEHNFVGLCSGTISAHCNLHLLGSSDSPGSGTTAEFLFWASFCMTHLSRMARDLILYGTKEFSFV, from the exons ATGGTGCTGAGGATTGGCAGTGTCCACTCCTGTGCCATTGCG GTGACTGAGAAGTGGGCCGAGGACACCTTCAGACTAAACTCCAATGATGAGGAAATCCACACAGCCAGCGAGCACTGCCTGAAG agttttgctcttgtcacccaggctaaagtgcagtggcactcagctcagtgcaacctctgcctcccggattcaagcagttctccagcctcagcctccacagtagctgggactacagggactacag GGAATATGACGTCCTCTTCCCAGGGTACACCCACCTGCATAGGGCCCAGTCTCTTCACTGGAGCCTCTGGATTCCGAG AACTCAACTTTGGGCCCATCACTCTTAACAGCATGGATGCCACCAGTGAGCATAATTTCGTGG gcttgtgcagtggcacgatctcggctcactgcaaccttcacctcctgggttcaagtgattctcctggctcagggactacag CTGAGTTCCTGTTCTGGGCTTCATTCTGTATGACCCATCTCAGCAGGATGGCCAGGGACCTCATCCTCTACGGCACCAAGGAATTCAGCTTCGTGTAG
- the LOC104650375 gene encoding uncharacterized protein LOC104650375 isoform X4, whose amino-acid sequence MLSGLLWELIRTMVDLTESFALVTQAKVQWHSAQCNLCLPDSSSSPASASTVAGTTGTTGNMTSSSQGTPTCIGPSLFTGASGFRGGGGQATWLGERRPLPVLQPSPASSQHPELNFGPITLNSMDATSEHNFVGLCSGTISAHCNLHLLGSSDSPGSGTTAEFLFWASFCMTHLSRMARDLILYGTKEFSFV is encoded by the exons ATGCTCTCCGGCCTCCTCTGGGAGCTCATCAGGACCATGGTGGATCTGACAGAG agttttgctcttgtcacccaggctaaagtgcagtggcactcagctcagtgcaacctctgcctcccggattcaagcagttctccagcctcagcctccacagtagctgggactacagggactacag GGAATATGACGTCCTCTTCCCAGGGTACACCCACCTGCATAGGGCCCAGTCTCTTCACTGGAGCCTCTGGATTCCGAG GGGGAGGGGGCCAGGCAACCTGGTTAGGGGAGAGGAGGCCGCTCCCTGTtctccagcccagccctgctTCCTCCCAACACCCAGAACTCAACTTTGGGCCCATCACTCTTAACAGCATGGATGCCACCAGTGAGCATAATTTCGTGG gcttgtgcagtggcacgatctcggctcactgcaaccttcacctcctgggttcaagtgattctcctggctcagggactacag CTGAGTTCCTGTTCTGGGCTTCATTCTGTATGACCCATCTCAGCAGGATGGCCAGGGACCTCATCCTCTACGGCACCAAGGAATTCAGCTTCGTGTAG